The following coding sequences lie in one Glycine max cultivar Williams 82 chromosome 19, Glycine_max_v4.0, whole genome shotgun sequence genomic window:
- the LOC102670519 gene encoding uncharacterized protein has product MVRTKGLPRALGSGIGRGMGRDEHDVNVSRCRRPTASARRQRVQVDVAEEVPQVTEDVPPQVTKDIPDVTEDVPHVDEDIPIADVDADGAEGSPADHDEGFPGGPRDTSVLTLFADHVAYSIWSGEVSHSRKVDKLGSPVPEIEGLVAGTRLSPLIGCSVVTGDPRLISAFAERWHRDTNTFHLPVGELTITLDDVACLLHLPITGALPRFEPLGMDEVVLLLTSF; this is encoded by the exons ATGGTAAGAACAAAAGGTTTACCTCGTGCCTTAGGTAGTGGTATAGGCAGAGGCATGGGTCGGGATGAACATGATGTTAATGTTTCTCGGTGTCGTAGGCCTACCGCTTCTGCCCGTAGGCAACGGGTTCAGGTTGATGTCGCTGAGGAAGTTCCTCAGGTGACTGAGGATGTTCCTCCTCAGGTGACTAAGGATATTCCTGATGTGACAGAGGATGTTCCTCATGTGGACGAGGACATTCCGATTGCGGACGTAGATGCTGATGGTGCTGAGGGGTCACCTGCTGATCATGACgagggattccctggtgggCCACGTGACACATCGGTGTTGACATTGTTTGCCGACCATGTGGCATATAGTATCTGGAGTGGCgag GTCTCCCACAGTAGGAAAGTTGATAAATTAGGGAGTccagtgcctgagattgaaggccttGTTGCCGGCACCAGATTAAGTCCATTGATCGGGTGTTCTGTGGTCACCGGCGATCCTAgacttatatccgcatttgCGGAGAGGTGGCATAGGGATACCAacaccttccaccttccagtGGGGGAGTTGACGATCACACTGGACGATGTGGCGTGTCTCCTCCATCTTCCTATCACAGGGGCATTACCCAGGTTTGAGCCTCTGGGCATGGACGAGGTGGTCTTGCTGTTGACGAGCTTCTAG
- the LOC121174089 gene encoding uncharacterized protein — MHFGDHLAPVGEICVVSGQVTADYMEWFLQISHLLVTSTQEGDEPRQLAALDVDAYVEPHVLEVPVAADLPRHSVVACEGCEAIAERLKRVLNLRMVTAGTELHDIMEDFLRITKGEASNGSLRA; from the exons ATGCATTTCGGGGACCATTTAGCACCTGTGGGTGAGATTTGTGTTGTCTCCGGGCAGGTAACAGCGGactacatggagtggtttttgCAGATATCTCACCTGCTCGTCACGTCGACCCAGGAAGGCGATGAGCCCAGACAGCTAGCTGCCCTAGATGTAGATGCATATGTCGAGCCACATGTCCTTGAGGTTCCAGTCGCAGCTGATCTCCCCAGACATTCAgtg GTTGCTTGTGAAGGTTGCGAAGCGATCGCAGAAAGGTTGaagcgtgtgctcaaccttaggatggTGACTGCAGGAACAGAGTTACATGACATCATGGAAGATTTCCTGCGGATCACTAAGGGTGAGGCCTCTAATGGAAGTCTTAGGGCGTGA